The sequence AGGTGCTGGCTTTAGAGAGACAGGTGTTTGACTTCCTGGGTTACCAGTGGGTCCCAATCCTCACCAATTTCTTCcacatcatcatcgtcatcctaGGCCTCTTTGGGACCATCCAGTACCGGCCGCGCTACATTGTGGTGGTGAGTACACCTGACTGAAAGCTGGTGGTGTTTGTGAAAGTCCATTCGCTCTGTCCCCTGTTCCTCACACTTCCTGTTAAGCAGTGTCACATGACTTTAGGCTCGTCCTTTTTATGTGAATCTGTGCGGACACGTTTTtgccttttctctttcctgACTAAGCGTTCCAAATTCCCTGGTGCAATGGGCTGCACCTTTAAAGCACTCTAATCTCATGGTAATTAGAGCTAATTAAAGCAGGGGGGGGTCTCAGGAGCTCATCAGATTTATTATCAGAAATGAGTTTGTGGACAGAGAAGGtcattctggaaaaaaaaaacatgttaactATCTTGTTTTGCTTGAAGTCTCCGCTGTGAAGCTTTTATAAACGTCCTTTTATGAAcctcagtttttattttaaaccgtAATGTTATATAGGCAATAAATGTCTACGTCTAGCGGCAGTGGCAGAAACACAGATGGCGGTGATAACAACAGGGAAATATTGGGAGAGTGACAATGAAAAGACTAAGAGTAAATAAAGAGAGACAGGCGAGATGTAGAAAATAAACTGGAGCCAAACAggaaaagataaaaagaaaagccaacAGAAGGAAGAACGCAGTAGAAAATAAGAAGAACTCTAAAGTATAGCTATAGTCTCATGACAAGTAGAAAATGGGAGACAGCGTTTTGTGATTCAACATGTATACTTTTATGGAGGCGCTGTTTTGCCCTCAAACACTTAAATCATGATGAGTCAGACGGTTTCCCAATCTTCACAGTGATGACTCTCTCTCCTGGACTCCTCGTCCATCAACAAGTTGGCTGTATCACACTACAATTTTGTAAATAGTTGAAGTCTTGAACGCAGCCCAGCTGCTCCCGCAGGGCTCAAATCAACTTTCTGTACTTACCAGCATCTTAAAAAGTGGCATGTcagatccagatgtttttatatgtatgttttttCTACATGGCATATCAGgtgcaatgccccccccccccacacacacacatgtcagcgtgtgtggtgggggggggggggggggcattgtccACGTCCTTTGCTTTGGCTTGAGCATTCAATCAACTTGTCGTTTTCTTCAGTAGCTGTCGTATCTGAGTTTCCATGGAGATGAGTTGTCTGTGTTTCTGACTTCCAGTATACAATATGGGCTGCTCTGTGGGTGGCCTGGAACGTCTTCATCGTCTGTTTTTACCTGGATGTGGGAGGCCTATCCAAGGTGAGAATTCGGTTTTTCATGCATCTCTCAGTCAAGTCGGGTATTTTTGTCTGTGCTTTCATGAATTCTTCTTATCTCTCTGATTATAGCTGCAGGCTGCTGGGTGAAGCCTGTTTGTCACAATCGCTCTTCATCAGaacagacaaagacacgtcagACTAAATTCTGCTTGTGTTTTAATAGACTTCTAAAATAATGAAGAAGGGCATTAGGAAAAATATTCATAAGAGTTAACACCGTATATTCGGATCTTTTGCCAATGTTTTAATTATACCAGGTACATCTGCTTAAAGAATTGTTTTTCAGTTTAACTGAGGACTCTAGAGCTTTATCAGTGCTGAACATATATTTCAGCAGCCTGACTGCTCTGGTCTGAATATCAAACACAATCCAAATAAACACGCTGTGTAAAAACAATGCGAGACAACAATGTAATACGAGTCGATTAAAATCGCCGATTCTCATCCACACCTGCATCACCTTGGCAGAGATGCCCAATTTGGCCCTGAaggactgtctgtctgccttaAGAACCGTTTGTGTCTCTGCCGGCACTGTGGGGTCAATAACCTCCTTGTTGAGTTTGAAGTGGAAGCTCACAAATCAGGAGGGAAATAATCCTCATCCCAAACTGCCACGTATCCTGTGCATCCAAGCGCTTAGATTTATGCAGCTCCTTAAATTGctctccctcctttctcctATTAACTTGTCGACTCCCATTTGTTCTAATCTGCTCCTTTCATCCTCTTTTATTTACTGTCAAATCTTCTGCCTTTCCTACTTTTTTTCAAACCTGACCTGTCCCGGCTGTTGATGGAAATCTTTTCCACTACTTGCCTCACTATTGAGAATAACGCGATTCAGAAATACCTTCCCATGCTCACCAGGCTTCAACATTGTGTGACAGAGCATGCATGTCTGTGAGTGttcactatgtgtgtgtgtgtgagtgtgtgtatgtgtgctccTGCATGATTCCTGCTAGAATAATGAAGCTTCCACAGGCCAGCTGCTTGGGGCTGAGCATTAACCCGACAGATGGAGCCAGCCTGGGCTCCCAGCTCTGCATATGGTAGCCAGGAGTAGAGCTGGCTAATGGCGCTCAGGCACACCCACCcgcacccacacccacccacgcTGCATTCACTCATGCACAAGGAATCTTTTCACATTGTTTTCTGAGTGGTTCTCAACACAATTGACCGTAAATCCGAGCCAGAAAAATTAGTCCGACTCACTTTGACAAATGTCGCCAGGACCCttctagagtgtgtgtttgcatgcgtgtgtgtgtgtgtaaatggtgTGTGTAGCAGTGCGAGAGGGGGCAGGTTGTGAGTCATATGCCACATGCTCTGTCCCCTCCCATTGATCCCTTATCCCATCCCCCCTAGTGTataagacagacagaccgacagacaacCCCCCCGCTACTCTGCACACACCTCGGTCCTGGTCGTGTGTTCGTTATTTTTCTTCATCAGCCTTTCACTCTGCACACAGTGACAGCAGACACAGACACTTGAGACATATCTGCATCATGATACCCGACTTCAAAGCTCGTTTGCTTCTCTATTTTAGCATTTCATACTCTTTAATTGAGATATTTGTGTCCTCATTCTCAGAAATGGTTATTTTCCCTTTTTGATATTCACAAAAATGACTTGCAAAATGTGCAGGTGGTTGTTTGCCTGTCAGGTAACTGCTGTGTGTTTCTATGCCTGTATCATCTGTTTCTCCATTCTCTttgttagaaaatgaaattatgTGCAGGTGTTAAACAATGGTACAGGAAGCGTTGCCTGCTAAAGAGGTATCTTAATGTTGTCAGAATGACAATGGGCTGAAAGGACAGGTGTGAGCTCGTGCTTCCAAGCTACTGTAATCACATAGCAGCAGCATGTCTTATTATAACATTCGATAACCAGAGTCATTTAGATTTAGATATAATTGACCCAGAGGGTTATTGGTGTTCCCAGCTATTAAGTGCATTCAAAGAAGCTGCGCCTAAACTGGTTTGATTAGGGATATGAAAGGATCAATACTCAGTTTGACCGTATGAAACACCAAATGTTGCTCGAGAGTGAGTGAATGGATTTAGTCATTCGTCATTAGTCATCAGGTGCAGTCAGGATTCATTATATACATGCGTCTGCACTTGTTCTGTTTTGGAGATCCTGTTTTGGTTGCCAATAAAGattatgttatttatgttttacttCATCACACAACTTGTTGAGCAAAAGTCACAGCCTAATGCTCGAGTGGTTGACGGACAGTAAAAACAGACGCATCCCGTGTGAGGACTTCATTCTGTTTTCAAGaatatttaaacacatttaaaacacagtTTTGCTGCAGTTGGATACGCACATTCATATTCATTTACTTCATTGTGAACGTTGTCTGAAACACTCCCCACTGCACACAGTGACTGTAAACTTCATTTGACAGAAACGAGCAGACCATCTTCCACATAGTCTCTGTCGATCCTAAATCAATATGCAACTGCTGTGCATGCACGCCATTTCTGAAATGTAAGTAAATACAAACTCTGCGCAGGCTAGAAGTGTCATCAACACCCAGGTAGCAGCTCAGCCTTGCTCCATTTATGTAATTACGCAAACAAAACTACCGATGAGCATTTCAGAAGCGATAAATTATGAGCAATAAGGTTGTGAACACTTAATTTCTCCAGTGATTCCAGGAACTGGATTGCATCTAAATTTCTATTGACTTTTGTTAAAGACAGTTGTTTGAGCATTATTGGCTTTGAATCTATGACACgggattgattgatttatttttattttatttggcatgCACTAGATTATAACAATAACACTCCTGACTGTAAGTTGCCAAAAGCTTCTTGAGTATTGACTGCTGATGTTCTTTAGCCGTGATTGCCCCGTGATCTCACTTGTTGACCTTCATATGCCTTtttgttgaggggggggggctactctGCGAGAACGACAGAACAATAAGGAAGTCATCAAcgtagagaaagagagaaatctgTATTAGCATCATATTAATATTGTTCATGATACGTTGTTGTTAATTATATATTGTTTAAGCGTCGTTACAACTGTGAGTGGAACTAGACCGGAATCAGAGATGTTTCCTGACAACACTACGTTAATAATGCATGTCTTGTCACTGAAGGGCAGATGCAGGGTTAGATTGGGATATTGATTGGTCTGAGCATCTATGTGTGAGCCCATATGGCTGAGTGCAAATTGAACATTACCTGCTTATGGAATGACCCAAATCTGTAAAAGGCTTGGAATAAGATTGACATTTTGATATCAAAACTCTGCAGGTGAAATTTTCTGGACACACCACATCTATATCTGATGCAGTCACAGGAATGGAGCAGCACATTCTGCCCTCACGCCTTTGTAGTGTTTATACAGAATGGCAGGGCAGAACAAAGATGCAAAGGTCGTTCACTGTGGCCAGAGGATGAATTAAAAATGAGCCTTTATTCCCTTCCTTCCTGCACCATCTCGAGCTTGACCCTTGTGAAATTTAGTGAAATGCTTAGACTTTTTCATGGATTGGTAGGAAATTTGACGCAGACATATCAACCTGCACCAACATTATCACATTTAGTTTACAACCAAATGCCTGCAAAACTAATGACATTCCCTCCAGCCTCAACTCTGATATGTTGCAGGCTCTAGTTAGTATTATGCTAGTATGCTGACAAGTAAGCTGGCGAACACCATAAACTGTAACTTTGCATCACCACGTCTGCAAAggcatttttttgtattttagcaTGCTGGCACTAGAATGTTGCGCAGAGCAAAGCTGTACCGACTTTAAATACTACCTTGTAGCACTTTTAGCACAGCTATAGCACTTTTGTCTTGTAAGGCAACGGATGAACCAAACCGGTTTAGCAAAAGTGAACAGCCATAAAAAACATCTAGCATCTACGGTACGTCTGCAGTGATGCTCTCTGTCTCCTGTACAACACAGCTTGCTTCTAAAAAATGCATGACTGTAACTCATAACTAATAAATATAGAGTCCAGAAGAAGAAGTAAATGTTGTTTCCCACTTTCAGGGCAGTGACCTGCTGACATTCAACATCTCTGCCCATCACTCTTGGTGGAGCGAACACGGGCCGGGCTGTGTGAGGAGAGAGATGCCGCAGGCCTCGGGGGTCCGTACCACGGAGAGCCACTCCTACATCACTGTCATGGGCTGCCTCATGGACTACCAGTACATCGAAGTCATGCACAGTGGCACACAGATCCTTGTGGCTGTGAGTATATGTTTGCATAGTAAAACTACCACAGGCAGGTACATACGTGTATCGACATGTCACGGAAACTCATATTACATACTTAACGCCAGCAGCAACCTGACTCACCATAGGTTCTCATATAGAGTGATTGGTTATTTTGTCTGTCACGGCCTCCTTTCCACTCCCTTCTTGCACCTTTTAAAATAGAGTCTTTTGAAATTCCTGTGCTTGTTTTGGTTTATTACTTTTCCTCTCTCGTGAAAGAAAGGGCCCAACAGACAGATACGGTTCCAAGGATGAATGAAAAGAAGCTGAAGAAAATGGGACGTTAGCTTTGTCTTGTTGGAGACGTTTCAAGGTTGCAGTGAGCGGTCATTAAATATTCAGTTGGATGTTTCATTAAGATGACAAATTCAGACCCAAAGGCTGAATGTGGCATTTTTGTTTTCTACCTGCTCAGATTCATCATTAGATCAATCTGTCCTGTGTTATTACCCGTTAAGATTGGAGGTAAGCTGGTGATACTGTACAGTGGAATGGCCCTCTCTTCTAATGGCACTTCTATTCACAGGATATTCCTCAAAAATAAGTTTTTCAAAAATcaacacaaaaatgtgtttcaagGGATTCAACATTCAATTATAAAAAGTACATTTGTCACATGGGAAAATATTTCCAGAGTAAACCCTGCTCCTACACAAATCAATAAAGGatctttagaaataaaaatgagtccAGCATCTGCCCTTTGCCTGTCCATCCATTCCTACAAATACTTCTTGCCCCTCTGAAGTCTCACATCATCCTGTATTCTATTTGCTGCTGTGAACTGCCTTTACTGTTAAATAAAACGGCCTGATCTGACAAAATATCTACAGTGACATGAAAAGTAGTCAGAAAGAAAAGTatgggagagaagaagaaaagttgTGCGAGTGAAGTTTGCTTCTGTCAACGCGACTCTTACGCACTAAAGGGTGTAGTCGAATGTCAAGGTGCTGTCAGAGCTTCTGGGCATCTCATAAAATCACTGGAGTTAGTGctgtctctctcgctttctgtctctttcacacacacacacacacatcacagtgCAGGTTATTGCTGCCACAGGCAGCTCTTTCTTCTGTTGCCTTTCTATTCCCTGGAAACCTGCATTGTAGGAAAGTTGGTACATGGAGGAATGGCATATTGCGTCATTCCCTCATTCCAttcctcatttcctttttttttttcactcataATCTCTGTTCggtctctcttcctgtctcctgaTCCTCCCTACATTTCACACTAGTTGCCCTTCATTTGACCAGAATCCCACCAAATGGTAGCAATGACTgtacctctctctcttgcatgtacttttcattctgttttttgttttgtt is a genomic window of Brachionichthys hirsutus isolate HB-005 chromosome 2, CSIRO-AGI_Bhir_v1, whole genome shotgun sequence containing:
- the nkain4 gene encoding sodium/potassium-transporting ATPase subunit beta-1-interacting protein 4, giving the protein MTHVEVLALERQVFDFLGYQWVPILTNFFHIIIVILGLFGTIQYRPRYIVVYTIWAALWVAWNVFIVCFYLDVGGLSKGSDLLTFNISAHHSWWSEHGPGCVRREMPQASGVRTTESHSYITVMGCLMDYQYIEVMHSGTQILVALLGFVYACYVVSAMTEEEDSFDFIGGFDPFPLYHVNEKPSHLLLKPMHLST